In Antedon mediterranea chromosome 10, ecAntMedi1.1, whole genome shotgun sequence, one genomic interval encodes:
- the LOC140060510 gene encoding cytochrome P450 2U1-like encodes MYTSALFGSTWAQFVLVFTTVILAAIVIVQRWSKTRTDNLPPGPWGLPFLGNVLSIGKNPHLTFMEMAKVYGDVFCVKMGSQRVTVLNGAEVIREALVKQARVFEGRPHLALTNMLTDGQGIVTADCCPKWKEQRRFTLQVLRNLGGGKSNLEAKMMEEIGYLLSAMKDKGSNSFNMDHFLEISVSNVICNVCFGRRFAYNEASFQLLVDSIYRFSEIGTTAAAVNFFPFLRHFPTPELKEVFQIDNAMRKFLHGMIHEHKQTYDPELKRDFIDAYLEEIKRREAECPDQQNFFNEKYLFHIINDLIFAGTETMSSTLRWALLYMIVFQDVQAKVQEELDTVCNGSVPSLKHRSKLPYTEATLMEIQRMANITALSYPHKTTESTELCGYNIPAGETIFVNLYSVHVDPKCWKDPEVFRPERFLDADGNVVTSQPGLMPFSAGRRGCPGESLARMELYLFFTSLFHTFKISSSPDNPSPSIDKHYGISLNPSPFNVCVSER; translated from the exons ATGTATACTTCTGCATTGTTTGGTTCAACGTGGGCTCAGTTTGTTTTGGTTTTCACAACAGTCATTTTAGCAGCAATTGTCATAGTGCAGCGATGGAGTAAAACACGAACAGATAATTTACCCCCGGGTCCGTGGGGATTGCCGTTTCTTGGAAACGTCTTGAGCATTGGTAAAAATCCGCACTTAACTTTTATGGAGATGGCAAAAGTTTATGGTGACGTCTTTTGTGTAAAAATGGGCAGCCAGCGAGTTACAGTTTTAAACGGAGCTGAAGTTATTCGGGAAGCGTTAGTAAAACAGGCACGGGTGTTTGAGGGTAGACCGCATTTGGCACTGACAAACATGCTTACAGATGGACAAG GTATTGTCACTGCTGACTGTTGTCCGAAATGGAAAGAGCAGAGACGGTTTACGTTACAAGTTCTCCGTAATCTCGGAGGAGGAAAGAGCAACCTTGAAGCTAAAATGATGGAAGAAATCGGTTACTTATTGTCTGCAATGAAAGACAAGGGCAGTAATAGCTTCAACATGGACCACTTTCTAGAAATAAGTGTTTCCAATGTCATCTGCAACGTCTGTTTTGGTCGAAGATTCGCTTACAATGAGGCTTCTTTCCAACTTCTGGTTGATTCCATTTACAGATTCTCTGAGATTGGCACAACTGCAGCAGCCGTGAACTTCTTTCCTTTCCTACGACACTTCCCGACGCCAGAACTGAAAGAAGTATTTCAGATCGATAACGCGATGCGAAAGTTTCTTCATGGTATGATCCATGAGCACAAGCAAACGTACGATCCAGAATTGAAGAGAGATTTTATTGACGCGTATTTGGAAGAGATCAAACGAAGAGAAGCCGAGTGTCCAgatcaacaaaactttttcaatgAAAAATATCTCTTTCATATAATTAATGACTTAATTTTTGCTGGAACCGAAACAATGAGTTCTACACTCAGATGGGCACTTCTCTATATGATAGTTTTCCAAGACGTCCAAGCTAAAGTTCAGGAAGAATTAGATACCGTATGTAATGGTTCAGTACCATCATTAAAACATAGATCAAAACTTCCATATACAGAGGCAACCTTGATGGAGATACAGAGGATGGCAAACATCACGGCATTGTCTTACCCTCACAAGACGACAGAATCTACTGAACTTTGTGGCTACAACATCCCAGCTGGTGAaactatttttgttaatttgtaCTCTGTTCACGTTGATCCAAAATGTTGGAAAGATCCAGAAGTGTTTAGGCCAGAAAGGTTCCTTGATGCCGATGGCAACGTGGTCACTTCTCAGCCGGGTCTAATGCCATTTTCAGCAG GTCGTCGTGGATGTCCGGGGGAATCGTTAGCTCGTATGGAACTTTATCTTTTCTTCACCAGCTTGTTCCACACCTTCAAAATTTCGTCATCACCGGACAATCCATCACCAAGCATAGATAAACACTATGGAATTAGCCTCAACCCCAGTCCATTCAACGTCTGTGTCTCAGAACGATGA